A single Vigna radiata var. radiata cultivar VC1973A chromosome 8, Vradiata_ver6, whole genome shotgun sequence DNA region contains:
- the LOC106772385 gene encoding pentatricopeptide repeat-containing protein At5g43790, translating into MKTRSVVSNHPILLKLQKCHNLNTLKQAHAQVVATGLSLQTYYLSHLLNISSKFSSTYAITIFNRIPRPTVFLYNTLISSFSRHKDQIHLAFSLYNQILVHKTLQPNSFTFPSLFKACGFGSWLQYGPSLHAHVLKFLQPPYDHFVNNSLLKFYAEYGKLCVSKYLFNQINEPDLAIWNTMLAAYAKSASHVSDSTSLQDADMSLEALYLFRDMQLSQRKPNEVTLIALITACSNLGALSQGAWAHGYVLRNNLELNLVVGTTLVDMYSKCGSLNLACQLFDQLTERDTFCYTAMIGGFAIHGHGGQALELYRKMKLEGLVPSDATIVVTMYACSHGGLVEEGLEIFESMKSVHGMEPNLKHYGCLIDLLGRAGRLKEAKERLQAMPMKPNAILWRSLLGAAKLHGNIEIGETALKHLIELEPQTSGSYVLLSNMYASIGQWNDMKRMRMKMKDRGVDKLPGFSLVDINGAMHEFLTGDKAHPFSNEIYMKIGDINRRLQEYGHKPRTSEVLFDVEEEDKEDVLSYHSERLAIAFALIASPSSLPIRIIKNLRVCGDCHAITKLISLAYKRDIIVRDRNRFHHFKDGSCSCLDYW; encoded by the coding sequence atgaaaaccagAAGCGTCGTATCAAACCACCCAATTCTCCTAAAGTTGCAAAAATGCCACAACCTCAACACCCTTAAGCAAGCCCATGCTCAAGTGGTAGCAACTGGCCTTTCACTCCAGACATACTATCTGAGCCACCTCCTTAACATATCCTCCAAATTTTCCTCAACCTATGCAATTACCATCTTTAACCGTATCCCACGCCCAACAGTTTTCCTATACAATACACTCATTTCTTCATTCTCTCGTCACAAGGACCAAATTCATCTAGCCTTCTCACTTTATAACCAGATTCTCGTCCACAAGACCCTTCAACCCAATAGCTTCACTTTTCCCTCCCTCTTCAAGGCTTGTGGCTTTGGTTCATGGCTCCAATATGGTCCTTCCCTTCATGCCCATGTTTTAAAATTCCTTCAACCCCCTTATGACCACTTTGTGAACAATTCACTGCTCAAATTCTATGCCGAATATGGAAAATTGTGTGTGTCTAAATATTTGTTCAATCAAATCAATGAACCTGACCTGGCCATATGGAATACCATGTTGGCTGCCTACGCAAAAAGTGCAAGTCATGTTAGTGACTCAACAAGTTTACAAGACGCTGATATGTCATTAGAGGCATTGTATTTGTTCAGAGACATGCAGTTGTCTCAGAGAAAGCCTAATGAAGTTACACTTATTGCATTAATCACTGCATGTTCTAATTTAGGTGCACTGAGTCAGGGTGCTTGGGCACATGGTTATGTGCTAAGGAACAATCTTGAACTGAATCTAGTCGTGGGAACTACGCTGGTGGATATGTATTCTAAATGTGGAAGTCTGAATCTAGCATGCCAGTTGTTTGATCAGCTGACTGAAAGGGACACGTTTTGCTACACTGCCATGATTGGGGGGTTTGCAATTCATGGTCATGGGGGTCAGGCACTTGAACTGTATAGAAAGATGAAACTTGAGGGCCTAGTTCCTAGTGATGCAACTATTGTAGTTACTATGTATGCCTGCTCTCATGGTGGATTAGTAGAAGAGGGCCTCGAAATTTTCGAGTCCATGAAGAGTGTTCACGGAATGGAGCCAAATCTTAAGCATTACGGATGCTTAATCGATCTTCTTGGTCGAGCTGGGAGATTAAAGGAGGCAAAGGAGAGGTTACAGGCTATGCCTATGAAACCAAATGCAATTTTGTGGAGGTCTTTACTTGGTGCAGCAAAACTTCATGGCAACATAGAGATTGGGGAAACTGCTCTCAAACACTTAATAGAGCTAGAACCACAAACAAGTGGAAGCTATGTTCTTCTGTCAAATATGTATGCTAGCATTGGTCAGTGGAATGATATGAAGAGaatgaggatgaagatgaaggaTCGTGGGGTTGACAAGTTGCCTGGGTTTAGTTTAGTGGATATTAATGGTGCCATGCATGAATTTCTCACAGGTGACAAAGCTCACCCTTTTTCGAACGAAATATATATGAAGATTGGGGACATAAATAGAAGATTACAAGAATATGGTCACAAACCAAGAACATCAGAAGTTTTGTTTGatgtagaagaagaagataaggAAGATGTCCTTTCTTACCACAGTGAAAGGCTGGCTATAGCGTTTGCACTAATAGCATCGCCTTCAAGTTTACCtataagaattataaaaaacCTAAGAGTTTGTGGGGATTGCCATGCTATTACCAAGCTAATATCACTGGCATATAAAAGAGATATTATTGTTAGAGATCGAAATCGGTTTCACCATTTTAAGGACGGGAGTTGTTCTTGTCTAGACTACTGGTGA
- the LOC106772719 gene encoding QWRF motif-containing protein 2 isoform X1, whose translation MVAAISEDPLTSSEKDNNNSNGTIPRRPKGRQVSSRYMSHSPSPSPSSTTTTTTSTSTSTSTTSSSSRRFPSPLLSHSTNSSTPLVPKRSQSVDRRHPRPSTPLPEAAKLLVTSTRSLSVSFQGEAFSLPISKTKATAATPPPRKAATPERRRATPVKGENSRPADQHRWPARTRQVDHLSKSVDISDKKKVVGNGFGKVVRDLQKSMVVEGEKRRASFDGLGGLSLDLGKVELLKGNSNANNNSITNANNHNNNDGGGGNLVSKSSMSCDLTASDTDSVSSGSTSGAHDSSGAVKGPKEPRGIVMSARFWQETNSRLRRLQDPGSPLSTSPASRIGLPNKNAQLKRYNSDGPMLSPRTVASPVRGSVNARPASPSKLWAGSSPSRGMPSPARVRSTVASAINSGSGNSPSILSFSADVRRGKIGEDRIFDAHTLRLLYNRYVQWRFVNARADATFMVQKLNAERHLWNAWVTISELRHSVILKRVKLVLLRQKLKLTSILKGQISYLEEWALLDRDHSSSLLGATEALKASTLRLPVVEKAIADVPNLKDALGSAVDVMQAMASSIYSLSSKQVEETNCLVAEILKVTSKERFLLEHCKEFLSSLAAMQVKDCSLRTHTLQLSRAPNSSCLTTRV comes from the exons ATGGTGGCTGCCATTTCGGAAGACCCATTGACCTCTTCTGAGAaagacaacaacaacagcaatgGCACCATACCCAGAAGACCAAAGGGTAGGCAAGTTTCTTCAAGGTACATGTCTCACTCTCCTTCACCTTCGCCTTCttcaaccacaacaacaacaacttcaACTTCAACCTCAACATCAACGACAAGTTCTTCTTCTCGACGATTCCCTTCCCCTCTTCTTTCTCATTCCACCAATTCCTCTACCCCTTTGGTACCAAAGCGTTCCCAATCGGTGGACCGTCGCCACCCGCGCCCCTCAACGCCGCTTCCCGAGGCGGCAAAGCTTCTGGTAACTTCCACTCGGAGCCTGTCGGTTTCCTTTCAAGGAGAGGCCTTTTCGCTGCCCATTAGCAAGACCAAAGCCACCGCCGCCACCCCTCCGCCGCGGAAGGCCGCGACGCCGGAGCGACGGAGGGCCACTCCAGTGAAGGGGGAGAATTCAAGGCCGGCGGATCAGCATCGGTGGCCGGCGAGGACCAGGCAAGTGGATCATCTTTCCAAGAGTGTGGATATCAGTGATAAGAAGAAGGTTGTTGGGAATGGGTTTGGGAAAGTGGTGAGGGATTTGCAGAAGTCAAtggtggtggaaggtgaaaagAGAAGGGCTTCTTTTGATGGGTTAGGAGGGTTGAGTTTGGATTTGGGGAAAGTTGAGTTGTTGAAGGGTAATAGTAATGCTAATAATAATTCTATTACCAATgctaataatcataataataatgacGGTGGTGGTGGGAATTTGGTGAGTAAGTCTTCAATGTCTTGTGATCTCACTGCTTCTGATACTGATAGTGTTTCCTCTGGGAGCACTTCCGGAGCACACGACTCTTCCGGGGCTGTCAAGGGCCCTAAGGAACCTCGTGGCATTGTCATGTCTGCCAGGTTTTGGCAGGAAACCAATAGTCGGCTTCGTCGCCTGCAGGACCCTGGTTCACCCTTGTCCACCAGCCCTGCTTCTAGGATTGGGTTGCCAAACAAAAATGCTCAGTTGAAAAGATATAACAGTGATGGTCCTATGTTGTCGCCACGAACTGTGGCTTCTCCTGTTAGGGGGAGTGTGAATGCTCGGCCTGCTTCGCCGAGTAAGCTTTGGGCTGGATCCTCTCCTTCAAGAGGGATGCCTAGTCCTGCTAGGGTGAGAAGCACAGTTGCCAGCGCCATCAATAGTGGTTCGGGTAACTCACCATCCATTCTTAGCTTCTCTGCTGATGTGCGGAGAGGGAAGATTGGGGAAGATCGGATATTTGATGCACATACATTGAGGCTTCTGTATAACCGGTATGTTCAGTGGCGGTTCGTGAATGCTAGGGCGGATGCTACATTTATGGTGCAGAAACTAAATGCTGAG AGACATTTATGGAATGCATGGGTAACAATTTCAGAACTTCGGCATTCAGTCATACTTAAAAGAGTCAAGCTTGTATTACTGAGGCAAAAGTTGAAGTTAACTTCCATTCTTAAAGGACAG ATTTCTTATTTGGAGGAATGGGCCCTTCTAGATAGAGATCACTCCAGTTCTTTGCTTGGAGCAACTGAAGCTTTGAAGGCCAGTACACTCCGTCTTCCAGTTGTTGAAAAAGCAATA GCTGATGTACCAAATCTAAAGGATGCTTTGGGGTCAGCAGTTGATGTGATGCAGGCAATGGCATCCTCAATATACTCTCTTTCTTCAAag CAGGTGGAAGAAACTAACTGCTTGGTGGCGGAAATCCTAAAGGTGACCTCAAAAGAAAGGTTTTTGCTTGAACATTGCAAGGAGTTTTTGTCCTCATTAGCAGCCATGCAG GTCAAGGATTGTAGCTTAAGAACACATACGTTACAACTTTCACGTGCGCCAAATTCCAGCTGCCTGACAACACGTGTGTAG
- the LOC106772384 gene encoding LOB domain-containing protein 38 isoform X2: protein MSCNGCRVLRKGCSENCMLRHCLQLIENPQAQAHATLFVAKFFGRAALMSFLSAVPANQRSALFQSLLYEAVGRTINPVNGAVGLLWSGNWQLCQMGVEKVLRGGTLCHQAKKQRVGTTSQESETFYMGRKPQDSAPQSQRNLLTLFF, encoded by the exons atgagcTGCAATGGTTGTCGTGTTCTCAGAAAGGGTTGCAGTGAGAACTGCATGCTACGACATTGCCTACAATTGATAGAGAACCCACAAGCCCAAGCTCACGCCACCCTCTTTGTGGCCAAGTTCTTTGGCCGTGCTGCTCTCATGTCGTTCCTTTCCGCCGTACCTGCCAACCAAAGATCCG CTTTGTTTCAGTCACTGCTTTATGAAGCAGTGGGGCGTACTATAAATCCAGTGAATGGAGCAGTGGGGTTGTTGTGGAGTGGGAACTGGCAGCTGTGCCAAATGGGTGTGGAGAAAGTGCTCCGAG GTGGAACATTGTGTCACCAGGCAAAGAAGCAACGTGTGGGGACAACCTCCCAGGAATCTGAGACCTTTTATATGGGACGTAAACCACAGGATTCTGCCCCTCAAAGTCAAAGGAACCTCCTTACACTATTCTTCTGA
- the LOC106772384 gene encoding LOB domain-containing protein 38 isoform X1, which produces MSCNGCRVLRKGCSENCMLRHCLQLIENPQAQAHATLFVAKFFGRAALMSFLSAVPANQRSALFQSLLYEAVGRTINPVNGAVGLLWSGNWQLCQMGVEKVLRGGAAFLSSVDVHHQHHVTERVMIAGGTLCHQAKKQRVGTTSQESETFYMGRKPQDSAPQSQRNLLTLFF; this is translated from the exons atgagcTGCAATGGTTGTCGTGTTCTCAGAAAGGGTTGCAGTGAGAACTGCATGCTACGACATTGCCTACAATTGATAGAGAACCCACAAGCCCAAGCTCACGCCACCCTCTTTGTGGCCAAGTTCTTTGGCCGTGCTGCTCTCATGTCGTTCCTTTCCGCCGTACCTGCCAACCAAAGATCCG CTTTGTTTCAGTCACTGCTTTATGAAGCAGTGGGGCGTACTATAAATCCAGTGAATGGAGCAGTGGGGTTGTTGTGGAGTGGGAACTGGCAGCTGTGCCAAATGGGTGTGGAGAAAGTGCTCCGAGGTGGTGCTGCGTTCCTCAGTAGTGTAGATGTGCACCATCAACACCATGTAACTGAGAGAGTGATGATTGCAGGTGGAACATTGTGTCACCAGGCAAAGAAGCAACGTGTGGGGACAACCTCCCAGGAATCTGAGACCTTTTATATGGGACGTAAACCACAGGATTCTGCCCCTCAAAGTCAAAGGAACCTCCTTACACTATTCTTCTGA
- the LOC106772618 gene encoding BTB/POZ domain-containing protein NPY2, which produces MKFMKLGSKPDTFQTDGNNVRYVASELASDIVVSVGDIKFYLHKFPLLSKSSHLQTLISLNNEENLDEVQISDIPGGATTFEICAKFCYGMTVTLNAYNVIATRCAAEYLGMHETIEKGNLVYKIDVFLSSSIFRSWKDSIILLQTSKSMLPLVEDLKVVSHCVDSIANKACVDVSKVDWSYTYNRRKLPEENGIESNQNGLRTRLVPKDWWVEDLCELEVDLYKSVISNIKSKAVQSNEVIGEALKAYAYRRLPNFSKGMIQCGDVSKHRVIVETIVWLLPTEKGSVPCRFLLKLLKAAIFVESGDRTKEELVKRIGQQLEEASVSDILIQAPDGDATMYDVSIVQNIVTEFFTKDYNVEIESVAGGELEGIRKPGILSDASKLMVAKLIDGYLAEIAKDPNLPLSDFVNLAELVSSISRPAHDGLYRAIDTYLKEHPGISKGEKKRICKLMDCRKLSVDACLHAVQNERLPLRVVVQVLYFEQLRTAASSGTSTPDIPRGIKDLNNESNGSSRSGTTNPEDELDGVATAEELKALRKELASLRLSNGVGNNDKDGDIKPSMDKAVIGKVKGLLKSKKSFIKLWASKGGQGENSGSDSSESISSANPEEAKSTPSRNRRHSVS; this is translated from the exons ATGAAGTTCATGAAGCTTGGATCCAAGCCTGATACCTTTCAGACTGATGGGAACAATGTTAG GTATGTGGCAAGTGAGTTGGCGTCAGATATTGTTGTTAGTGTAGGAGACATCAAGTTTTATTTGCATAAG TTTCCTCTCCTTTCAAAGAGTTCACACTTACAGACATTGATCTCCCTCAACAACGAAGAAAATTTAGATGAAGTTCAGATTTCTGACATTCCCGGTGGTGCAACTACCTTTGAAATATGTGCTAAGTTTTGCTATGGTATGACCGTTACCCTCAATGCTTACAATGTAATAGCAACTCGGTGTGCAGCAGAGTATCTTGGAATGCATGAGACCATTGAGAAAGGAAACCTCGTTTACAAGATTGATGTTTTCCTTAGCTCTAGCATCTTCCGTAGTTGGAAGGATTCAATCATCCTTCTTCAGACTTCAAAGTCTATGTTACCCTTGGTTGAGGACCTAAAGGTAGTCAGTCATTGCGTTGATTCCATTGCAAATAAGGCATGTGTTGATGTATCCAAAGTTGACTGGTCCTACACCTATAACCGGAGGAAGCTTCCAGAGGAAAATGGGATCGAGTCAAACCAGAATGGACTCAGAACAAGACTGGTGCCAAAAGACTGGTGGGTAGAAGATTTATGCGAGCTTGAAGTTGATCTATACAAGTCTGtgatttcaaatattaaatccaAGGCAGTTCAATCCAATGAAGTAATTGGTGAAGCTTTGAAAGCATATGCTTACAGGAGATTGCCAAATTTCAGCAAGGGTATGATCCAGTGTGGGGATGTGTCAAAGCATCGTGTAATAGTTGAAACTATTGTGTGGTTGTTGCCTACTGAGAAAGGCAGTGTTCCTTGTAGATTCTTACTCAAGTTGTTGAAAGCTGCCATTTTTGTAGAATCAGGAGATAGAACTAAAGAAGAGCTGGTAAAGAGAATTGGGCAGCAGCTGGAGGAGGCTTCTGTAAGTGATATTTTGATTCAAGCACCAGACGGGGATGCTACAATGTATGATGTTAGTATAGTACAAAACATTGTTACAGAGTTTTTTACGAAAGATTACAATGTTGAGATTGAATCAGTCGCGGGTGGTGAACTTGAGGGAATAAGAAAACCGGGGATTTTATCAGATGCTTCCAAGCTGATGGTTGCAAAACTGATAGATGGATACCTTGCTGAAATTGCAAAAGATCCCAATTTACCTTTGTCTGATTTTGTTAATCTTGCTGAGTTAGTGTCTAGCATCTCTCGTCCAGCTCATGATGGCCTTTACAGGGCTATTGATACATATCTGAAG GAGCATCCTGGGATCAGCAAAGGCGAAAAGAAGAGGATATGCAAGCTGATGGATTGTAGAAAGCTATCAGTTGACGCATGCTTGCATGCAGTGCAAAACGAGAGACTACCATTGCGTGTAGTTGTGCAGGTACTATATTTTGAGCAGTTAAGAACTGCTGCATCATCCGGCACTAGCACTCCTGACATACCTAGAGGAATCAAAGACTTGAACAATGAATCCAATGGAAGCTCAAGGTCAGGGACAACTAACCCAGAAGATGAGTTGGATGGTGTGGCCACAGCTGAGGAACTGAAAGCATTAAGAAAGGAACTTGCATCATTGAGGCTGAGCAATGGAGTTGGAAACAATGACAAAGATGGAGATATCAAACCTAGCATGGACAAAGCTGTCATTGGCAAGGTGAAAGGGTTGCTCAAGTCAAAAAAGTCTTTCATAAAGCTTTGGGCTAGCAAAGGGGGTCAAGGGGAAAATAGTGGCTCAGACTCGTCAGAGAGTATTAGTTCTGCTAACCCAGAAGAAGCAAAATCTACTCCTTCCAGAAATAGGAGACATTCAGTTTCCTGA
- the LOC106770811 gene encoding mitotic checkpoint protein BUB3.1, which yields MASAVSPATGRELSNPPSDGITNLRFSNHSDHLLVSSWDKSVRLYDASANVLRGEFMHAGPVLDCCFHDDSSGFSAAADNTVRRLVFSSNKEDILGRHDAPVRCVEYSYAAGQLITGSWDKTLKCWDPRGASGQERTLVGTYPQPERVYSLSLVGHRLVVATAGRHVNIYDLRNMSQPEQKRESSLKYQTRCVRCYPNGTGYALSSVEGRVAMEFFDLSEASQAKKYAFKCHRKSEAGRDIVYPVNAIAFHPIYGTFATGGCDGYVNVWDGNNKKRLYQYSKYPTSVAALSFSRDGRLLAVASSYTFEEGPKSNESDAIFVRSVNEIEVKPKPKVYPNPPA from the exons ATGGCATCTGCGGTTTCCCCCGCGACGGGGCGAGAGTTGTCGAATCCTCCATCGGACGGCATAACCAATCTCCGATTCTCAAATCACAGCGACCATCTCTTGGTCTCCTCATGGGACAAG AGTGTGCGGCTGTATGATGCGAGCGCTAATGTGTTGAGAGGAGAGTTCATGCACGCTGGCCCTGTTCTCGATTGCTGCTTCCACGACGATTCCTCTGGTTTCAGTGCCGCAGCCGACAACACTGTTAGACG GCTTGTCTTCAGCTCCAATAAAGAGGATATTCTGGGTAGGCATGATGCACCTGTTCGTTGTGTTGAGTACTCGTATGCTGCAG GCCAACTGATCACTGGTAGTTGGGACAAAACGCTGAAATGCTGGGACCCTAGAGGCGCCAGTGGACAGGAGCGCACACTAGTTGGGACATATCCACAACCTGAGCGTGTGTACTCTCTCTCACTGGTTGGACATCGCCTGGTTGTAGCAACAGCTGGAAGACATGTCAATATCTATGACTTGAGGAACATGTCTCAACCTGAGCAAAAAAGAGAATCTTCATTGAAATATCAAACCAGATGTGTTCGCTGTTACCCTAATGGAACag GATATGCACTTAGTTCTGTCGAGGGCCGGGTTGCAATGGAATTCTTTGACCTCTCAGAGGCTAGCCAAGCGAAAAA ATATGCTTTCAAGTGTCACAGAAAATCGGAAGCTGGAAGGGACATAGTCTATCCTGTAAATGCAATTGCATTCCACCCCAT ATATGGCACATTTGCCACGGGAGGTTGTGATGGTTATGTTAACGTATGGGACGGAAACAATAAAAAGAGGCTATACCAG TACTCTAAATATCCAACTAGCGTTGCCGCACTTTCGTTTAGCAGAGATGGACGCCTGTTGGCTGTTGCATCAAGTTACACTTTCGAAGAAGGACCTAAAAG CAACGAATCGGATGCTATTTTCGTTCGTAGTGTAAACGAGATTGAGGTGAAGCCGAAGCCCAAAGTCTATCCGAATCCTCCAGCGTGA
- the LOC106772719 gene encoding QWRF motif-containing protein 2 isoform X2 produces MVAAISEDPLTSSEKDNNNSNGTIPRRPKGRQVSSRYMSHSPSPSPSSTTTTTTSTSTSTSTTSSSSRRFPSPLLSHSTNSSTPLVPKRSQSVDRRHPRPSTPLPEAAKLLVTSTRSLSVSFQGEAFSLPISKTKATAATPPPRKAATPERRRATPVKGENSRPADQHRWPARTRQVDHLSKSVDISDKKKVVGNGFGKVVRDLQKSMVVEGEKRRASFDGLGGLSLDLGKVELLKGNSNANNNSITNANNHNNNDGGGGNLVSKSSMSCDLTASDTDSVSSGSTSGAHDSSGAVKGPKEPRGIVMSARFWQETNSRLRRLQDPGSPLSTSPASRIGLPNKNAQLKRYNSDGPMLSPRTVASPVRGSVNARPASPSKLWAGSSPSRGMPSPARVRSTVASAINSGSGNSPSILSFSADVRRGKIGEDRIFDAHTLRLLYNRYVQWRFVNARADATFMVQKLNAERHLWNAWVTISELRHSVILKRVKLVLLRQKLKLTSILKGQISYLEEWALLDRDHSSSLLGATEALKASTLRLPVVEKAIADVPNLKDALGSAVDVMQAMASSIYSLSSKVEETNCLVAEILKVTSKERFLLEHCKEFLSSLAAMQVKDCSLRTHTLQLSRAPNSSCLTTRV; encoded by the exons ATGGTGGCTGCCATTTCGGAAGACCCATTGACCTCTTCTGAGAaagacaacaacaacagcaatgGCACCATACCCAGAAGACCAAAGGGTAGGCAAGTTTCTTCAAGGTACATGTCTCACTCTCCTTCACCTTCGCCTTCttcaaccacaacaacaacaacttcaACTTCAACCTCAACATCAACGACAAGTTCTTCTTCTCGACGATTCCCTTCCCCTCTTCTTTCTCATTCCACCAATTCCTCTACCCCTTTGGTACCAAAGCGTTCCCAATCGGTGGACCGTCGCCACCCGCGCCCCTCAACGCCGCTTCCCGAGGCGGCAAAGCTTCTGGTAACTTCCACTCGGAGCCTGTCGGTTTCCTTTCAAGGAGAGGCCTTTTCGCTGCCCATTAGCAAGACCAAAGCCACCGCCGCCACCCCTCCGCCGCGGAAGGCCGCGACGCCGGAGCGACGGAGGGCCACTCCAGTGAAGGGGGAGAATTCAAGGCCGGCGGATCAGCATCGGTGGCCGGCGAGGACCAGGCAAGTGGATCATCTTTCCAAGAGTGTGGATATCAGTGATAAGAAGAAGGTTGTTGGGAATGGGTTTGGGAAAGTGGTGAGGGATTTGCAGAAGTCAAtggtggtggaaggtgaaaagAGAAGGGCTTCTTTTGATGGGTTAGGAGGGTTGAGTTTGGATTTGGGGAAAGTTGAGTTGTTGAAGGGTAATAGTAATGCTAATAATAATTCTATTACCAATgctaataatcataataataatgacGGTGGTGGTGGGAATTTGGTGAGTAAGTCTTCAATGTCTTGTGATCTCACTGCTTCTGATACTGATAGTGTTTCCTCTGGGAGCACTTCCGGAGCACACGACTCTTCCGGGGCTGTCAAGGGCCCTAAGGAACCTCGTGGCATTGTCATGTCTGCCAGGTTTTGGCAGGAAACCAATAGTCGGCTTCGTCGCCTGCAGGACCCTGGTTCACCCTTGTCCACCAGCCCTGCTTCTAGGATTGGGTTGCCAAACAAAAATGCTCAGTTGAAAAGATATAACAGTGATGGTCCTATGTTGTCGCCACGAACTGTGGCTTCTCCTGTTAGGGGGAGTGTGAATGCTCGGCCTGCTTCGCCGAGTAAGCTTTGGGCTGGATCCTCTCCTTCAAGAGGGATGCCTAGTCCTGCTAGGGTGAGAAGCACAGTTGCCAGCGCCATCAATAGTGGTTCGGGTAACTCACCATCCATTCTTAGCTTCTCTGCTGATGTGCGGAGAGGGAAGATTGGGGAAGATCGGATATTTGATGCACATACATTGAGGCTTCTGTATAACCGGTATGTTCAGTGGCGGTTCGTGAATGCTAGGGCGGATGCTACATTTATGGTGCAGAAACTAAATGCTGAG AGACATTTATGGAATGCATGGGTAACAATTTCAGAACTTCGGCATTCAGTCATACTTAAAAGAGTCAAGCTTGTATTACTGAGGCAAAAGTTGAAGTTAACTTCCATTCTTAAAGGACAG ATTTCTTATTTGGAGGAATGGGCCCTTCTAGATAGAGATCACTCCAGTTCTTTGCTTGGAGCAACTGAAGCTTTGAAGGCCAGTACACTCCGTCTTCCAGTTGTTGAAAAAGCAATA GCTGATGTACCAAATCTAAAGGATGCTTTGGGGTCAGCAGTTGATGTGATGCAGGCAATGGCATCCTCAATATACTCTCTTTCTTCAAag GTGGAAGAAACTAACTGCTTGGTGGCGGAAATCCTAAAGGTGACCTCAAAAGAAAGGTTTTTGCTTGAACATTGCAAGGAGTTTTTGTCCTCATTAGCAGCCATGCAG GTCAAGGATTGTAGCTTAAGAACACATACGTTACAACTTTCACGTGCGCCAAATTCCAGCTGCCTGACAACACGTGTGTAG